In the genome of Fusarium fujikuroi IMI 58289 draft genome, chromosome FFUJ_chr02, one region contains:
- a CDS encoding related to serine/threonine-specific protein kinase KIN1 — protein MGTRTASSAVADASPRGPGRTQSTRSSRSSRAPAPSFPPSSSASAAPAAPAPATPTGTGANYTQSHTRQLSHSHSHSQSRSQSQSQAYASRSQSHSHSHSRSGSNAANSHLPPHHNHHQRTTSSSRPHQSQPVPQNDYESSRLAASANHQRSSSKERPPPARGPDPSRAHRRSSSRSKNNHNSPHPEMPPSANPPSNGAGNGTASQQHGHADAPPRTSTSKHARSRTVIPTQSGKWMLGKTIGAGSMGKVKLARKEDGSEQVACKIIPRGSTDDGHQSRADKERADQSKEIRTAREAAISTLLNHPHICALHDVVRTNHHWYMLFEYVNGGQMLDYIISHGKLKEKQARKFSRQIASALDYLHRNSIVHRDLKIENILISKTGDIKIIDFGLSNLFAPRGHLKTFCGSLYFAAPELLQARAYTGPEVDVWSFGIVLYVLVCGKVPFDDQSMPALHAKIKRGLVDYPAWLSSECKHLLSRMLVTDPKQRATMQEVMTHPWMAKGFNGPPDNYLPIREPLTTPLEPEVILAMQGFNFGTPESINAQLTKIIESEEYQRAVKLYQREKELPPPAKDAEKRRPFGFDFYKRRNSGNSRDTLSAPSSEALQIGNDPMNAFSPLVSIYYLVKEKQDRDHADMVPPAAAQTRDKEKEKEKEREREKEREREREREREREKDREREKEREIREKEKAREAEPMPEIAAPQAAHTNSAAYEMPGEKPTGGRSRPRARTHGEDDMPEVPRPPPAPPAEPRVEQLQKKEGTAAGILRRFSTRKRRDPERLDKDRSHPPVVQVHSPAEPSPLAPRKSFSIRRGRRDREDASDSQIRSASGQQHGELLSPPMSAGGSRENRRGGGLGRSTSVNSADLRRRKDPPATSGSDQSVANEDSSSTHRAHGHSRSVSLRAKSIGHARRESIQQRRMRREAAQEANVPEETDQELEQSGVSTDRLDDTELAKPVFLKGLFSVSTTSGKSVPAIRTDIKRVLRQLNVEYTEIKGGFNCRHSPSIDLNKVQDPPTSPGMTPGHKRRFSFGGLMRGDDRERERDEFRDSERPPTTPRTPGRSDRDRSFSNSETSFDSIPGKNGGPSRRIPGETSTQVQSDLGGSMVLEFEIFIVKVPLLSLHGIQFKRLTGNTWQYKSMADHILRELRL, from the exons ATGGGAACAaggacagcttcttctgctgttgctgatgcATCACCGAGAGGACCTGGTCGCACTCAGTCTACACGGTCTTCTCGTTCCAGTCGGGCTCCAGCTCCCTCTTTTCCTCCCtcgtcttcagcttcagcggCCCCAGCAGCGCCTGCACCAGCCACGCCCACTGGAACAGGTGCCAACTACACCCAATCTCACACCCGCCAGCTATcacactcacactcacatTCTCAATCTCGCTCCCAATCCCAGTCCCAAGCCTACGCCTCCCGCTCTCAATCCCATTCCCACTCTCACTCCCGCTCTGGCTCAAACGCCGCCAACTCACATCTTCCCCCTCATcataatcatcatcagcgTACTACCTCATCTTCACGTCCTCACCAGTCGCAACCTGTACCGCAAAATGACTACGAATCCTCACGCTTAGCCGCATCCGCCAACCATCAAAGAAGCTCGAGCAAGGAACGACCACCCCCGGCCAGGGGCCCCGATCCCTCGCGGGCCCATCGACGGAGCTCTTCTCGATCAAAGAACAACCACAACAGCCCTCATCCCGAAATGCCTCCTTCCGCCAACCCTCCCAGTAATGGCGCTGGTAATGGAActgcttctcagcagcatGGCCATGCCGACGCGCCACCCCGAACTTCAACATCTAAGCACGCGAGATCACGTACCGTTATCCCAACTCAATCTGGAAAATGGATGCTAGGCAAGACCATTGGCGCCGGCAGCATGGGCAAGGTTAAGCTCGCCCGAAAGGAGGATGGCAGCGAACAG GTCGCCTGCAAAATTATCCCTCGTGGCTCAACAGACGATGGCCACCAATCTCGTGCCGACAAGGAACGCGCCGATCAATCCAAGGAAATCCGAACTGCCCGTGAAGCGGCTATCAGCACCCTCCTGAATCACCCCCACATCTGCGCCCTTCACGATGTGGTTCGTACCAACCACCATTGGTATATGCTTTTCGAATACGTCAACGGCGGCCAGATGCTTGACTACATCATCTCGCATGGCAAGCTCAAAGAGAAGCAAGCCCGAAAGTTTAGTCGGCAGATCGCAAGTGCTCTGGATTATTTGCATAGAAATAGCATCGTCCACCGAGACCTCAAGATTGAGAACATCCTTATCAGCAAGACGGGCGACATCAAGATTATCGATTTTGGTCTAAGTAACCTCTTTGCCCCGCGCGGCCATCTCAAGACTTTTTGCGGGAGCTTATACTTTGCTGCCCCCGAACTGCTGCAGGCCAGAGCTTATACTGGCCCAGAAGTTGACGTATGGAGTTTTGGCATTGTTCTATATGTTCTGGTCTGTGGCAAGGTTCCATTCGATGACCAAAGCATGCCCGCGCTCcacgccaagatcaagagagGTCTTGTCGATTATCCCGCATGGCTGTCAAGCG AGTGTAAACACCTTCTATCCCGCATGCTGGTGACGGACCCCAAACAGCGAGCGACAATGCAGGAGGTGATGACGCATCCATGGATGGCTAAAGGCTTCAACGGTCCCCCCGATAACTACCTGCCCATTCGCGAACCGTTAACGACGCCACTGGAGCCAGAAGTCATTCTCGCTATGCAAGGTTTTAACTTTGGTACACCGGAAAGTATAAATGCACAACTTACCAAAATAATCGAATCAGAGGAGTATCAGCGCGCCGTTAAGCTCTATCAACGAGAAAAGGAGCTCCCTCCACCCGCCAAGGATGCTGAAAAGAGGAGACCATTCGGTTTTGACTTTTACAAGCGCAGGAATTCTGGCAACAGCCGCGATACATTATCGGCTCCTAGTTCCGAGGCACTGCAGATCGGCAACGATCCTATGAATGCATTTAGTCCTCTTGTATCCATATACTACCTCGTCAAGGAGAAACAGGATCGCGACCATGCTGATATGGTTccgccagcagcagctcaAACACGTGacaaggagaaagagaaggaaaaggagagggagagggagaaagaGCGCGAGCGAGAGCGTGAACGTGAACGTGAACGTGAGAAGGACCgggagagagaaaaggagcGTGAGATCCGTGAAAAGGAGAAGGCAAGGGAGGCAGAACCGATGCCCGAGATTGCGGCACCTCAAGCAGCCCACACCAACTCTGCCGCTTATGAAATGCCTGGTGAGAAACCCACTGGTGGACGAAGCAGACCTCGCGCGAGGACACATGGCGAAGACGACATGCCCGAAGTACCGAGGCCTCCCCCTGCGCCACCCGCCGAGCCAAGGGTTGAGCAACTTCAAAAGAAGGAAGGCACCGCAGCTGGTATTCTGCGTAGGTTCAGCACACGCAAGCGTAGGGACCCTGAGCGTCTAGACAAAGACCGATCACACCCTCCTGTGGTACAAGTCCATTCACCAGCTGAGCCTTCTCCCTTGGCACCCCGCAAGAGCTTCAGTATCCGTCGTGGACGTCGCGACAGAGAGGATGCGTCAGACTCACAAATCCGTTCCGCGAGTGGTCAGCAGCATGGTGAACTCCTTAGCCCACCAATGTCTGCAGGTGGTTCAAGGGAGAACAGAAGAGGAGGTGGCCTAGGGCGGTCGACGAGTGTCAACTCGGCTGACCTGAGACGGCGAAAAGACCCTCCAGCAACCAGTGGTTCCGATCAGTCTGTCGCAAATGAAGATTCCTCCAGCACACACCGTGCCCACGGACACTCCCGGTCCGTGAGCCTGAGGGCCAAGTCTATTGGCCATGCTAGGAGGGAAAGTATCCAGCAGCGTCGcatgagaagagaggctgCTCAAGAGGCCAATGTGCCCGAAGAAACAGATCAAGAACTAGAGCAGAGTGGTGTATCCACAGACCGACTAGACGACACAGAACTTGCCAAGCCAGTGTTCCTGAAAGGACTTTTCAGCGTATCGACGACATCTGGCAAGTCAGTACCTGCGATCCGAACCGATATCAAGCGAGTGCTGCGGCAGTTAAATGTGGAGTATACGGAGATCAAGGGCGGCTTCAACTGTCGCCATTCGCCCAGTATTGATCTGAACAAGGTGCAAGACCCTCCCACGAGTCCCGGCATGACACCAGGGCACAAGCGACGATTCAGTTTCGGCGGCCTTATGCGGGGAGACGATCGTGAGCGTGAGCGGGATGAGTTCCGCGACTCAGAACGACCTCCTACTACACCACGAACGCCAGGACGCTCTGATCGAGACCGCAGCTTTTCCAACTCCGAGACCTCATTCGACAGTATTCCTGGCAAGAATGGGGGTCCATCAAGGCGAATTCCGGGAGAAACGAGCACGCAAGTGCAAAGTGACCTTGGAGGAAGCATGGTGCTGGAGTTTGAGATTTTTATCGTAAAGGTCCCATTACTCTCATTGCACGGCATTCAGTTCAAGCGATTGACAGGCAACACGTGGCAATACAAGAGCATGGCGGACCATATTCTTCGAGAATTGAGGCTATAA
- a CDS encoding related to growth regulation protein WHI2 has protein sequence MAAAGGAASIITQVQQGGPPVSTLGDVGADETIAMDLRGTRFYLSRDELLTLPEFVLLSLFPNGLFPEGQMGGFADGDAVQVDYDPASLQYMLDFFRDVAQSIPTDGSPNASQDEDTPSLGTSRDDSKRAGIIVLREDLDFYAIPPRADIGPLDMIAVKRAAAEALQQQNGIFSGLKRSDEPGTTEAHLIEMLTAGGFNHDDRWGHRAGEPNKAVICSLALARLRSDIRGNEMGTNAVGMAQKLLLFWRKPARRCWWEGVELENVAGVEGKLKVWIRRVWTLEMSVIGLR, from the exons ATGGCTGCCGCAGGAGGAGCTGCGAGTATCATTACTCAAGTGCAACAGGGTGGACCGCCTGTTAGCACTCTTGGAGATGTTGGTGCCGATGAGACGATTGCTATGGACCTAAG GGGCACAAGGTTTTATCTCTCTAGGGACGAGCTGCTTACTTTGCCCGAGTTTGTGCTGTTATCTTTGTTCCCCAATGGATTATTCCCTGAGGGCCAAATGGGCGGCTTTGCAGACGGCGATGCAGTGCAAGTCGAC TACGACCCAGCTTCACTTCAGTATATGCTTGACTTCTTTAGGGACGTAGCACAATCTATCCCCACAGATGGATCACCAAATGCGTCTCAGGATGAGGATACACCTTCTCTCGGCACTTCGCGTGACGACTCTAAGCGAGCCGGTATCATTGTGTTACGTGAGGACCTCGACTTTTATGCTATCCCTCCACGAGCGGATATTGGCCCGCTTGACATGATTGCCGTGAAACGGGCAGCTGCAGAGGCTTTGCAGCAGCAGAACGGCATCTTTTCGGGTCTCAAGCGAAGCGACGAGCCGGGTACTACTGAGGCCCACTTGATCGAGATGCTGACGGCAGG TGGCTTCAATCATGATGATCGATGGGGTCATCGAGCTGGTGAGCCTAACAAGGCCGTCATCTGCAGTCTGGCTCTTGCCCGTCTACGCAGCGACATCCGGGGTAACGAGATGGGCACTAACGCTGTCGGTATGGCCCAGAAGcttctgctcttctggcGTAAACCTGCTCGGCGATGCTGGTGGGAGGGTGTCGAGCTCGAGAATGTTGCAGGTGTAGAGGGCAAGCTTAAGGTCTGGATCCGAAGAGTATGGACCCTCGAGATGAGTGTTATTGGCCTGCGCTAG
- a CDS encoding related to benzoate-para-hydroxylase (cytochrome P450), protein MAIINTVTVLSSSQIVWGIIFLSFCYVAAVVVYRLYFHPLAKYPGPFWARISAVPAYYYTLRQDRHIWFWQLQEKYGPTFRITPNSVLINTPTGLKTIFNNKANVKKAEYYKTYPRNVHVMTTWNTIDKTMHARKRRVMNHAFSDKALRSCEPFIHSNIDRWIELLDQEIGEKKWSPSLNMARWADHLIFDTLGELCFGKSFGMKEHDSELRHIPTLMTDFMSTIHPIAYSPFAPLWAWLKPRGLDFLLAAAAPPAFSKWQAFVEQCFTERVQVENNMRGLWEKGDSRKDFFHYLFQAVDPDTGKGYSKDELFGESESLIIAGSDTSAISLAASFFYLSRYPHVQQKLAEEVKSAFSTVDDIKGGPALYSCQYLRAVIDETLRMSPPVPADLSREVQDGGILVDGEYIPEGIKVSTASYCMHHNPDIYPEPFKFRPERWIVDDKNEFGVSPESVSLAESAFMPFSAGPRGCVGKNLAYLEMSLALAKIVYHFEIRRDFSSNLGGGSPDAIEGRRTVDQYQLRDIFVAIRDGPMVQLAKRS, encoded by the exons ATGGCTATCATAAACACGGTGACCGTTTTATCCTCTTCACAGATTGTCTGGGGGATTATCTTTCTATCCTTTTGCTATGTAGCCGCTGTCGTGGTTTACAGATTATACTTTCATCCCCTCGCCAAATATCCTGGCCCCTTTTGGGCACGTATCTCAGCAGTCCCTGCATACTACTACACTCTCAGACAGGATCGACATATATGGTTCTGGCAGCTACAAGAGAAATACG GTCCAACCTTTCGTATCACTCCCAATAGTGTCTTGATCAACACTCCCACAGGCCTCAAGACCATTTTCAACAACAAGGCAAATGTCAAAAAGGCCGAGTACTATAAGACATACCCACGCAATGTCCATGTCATGACAACATGGAACACTATCGACAAGACCATGCATGCTCGAAAGAGGCGAGTTATGAACCATGCCTTTTCTGACAAAGCACTGCGCTCCTGCGAACCTTTCATCCATTCCAACATCGACCGGTGGATTGAGCTACTCGACCAAGAgattggagagaagaaatggTCGCCTTCTTTGAATATGGCTCGTTGGGcggatcatctcatcttcgaTACCCTTGGAGAGTTGTGTTTCGGTAAATCGTTTGGCATGAAGGAGCACGATAGCGAGTTACGACATATCCCAACACTCATGACTGACTTTATGTCGACAATCCACCCG ATTGCCTACTCCCCCTTCGCTCCTCTCTGGGCATGGCTCAAGCCCCGAGGTTTGGATTTCCTtcttgcagcagcagctcctCCAGCATTCAGCAAGTGGCAGGCCTTTGTTGAGCAGTGCTTCACAGAGAGAGTCCAAGTCGAAAACAACATGCGGGGCTTGTGGGAGAAAGGCGATAGCCGAAAAGACTTCTTCCACTATCTCTTCCAGGCCGTGGATCCTGACACTGGAAAGGGATATAGTAAAGATGAGCTTTTTGGTGAGAGCGAGTCTCTTATCATAGCTGGCTCTGATACCTCTGCTATAAGTCTTGccgcttctttcttttacctTTCTCGATACCCTCACGTTCAACAAAAGCTTGCGGAGGAGGTCAAGTCTGCCTTCTCTACCGTGGATGACATCAAGGGTGGTCCAGCTCTTTACTCCTGCCAATATCTCCGAGCTGTCATCGACGAGACGCTGCGCATGAGCCCTCCTGTTCCAGCCGATCTTTCACGGGAAGTCCAAGACGGTGGCATTCTCGTCGATGGGGAGTATATCCCCGAGGGCATCAAAGTCAGCACCGCGTCCTACTGCATGCACCACAACCCCGATATCTATCCCGAACCATTCAAGTTTCGTCCCGAGCGTTGGATCGTTGACGATAAGAATGAGTTTGGTGTTTCCCCCGAGAGTGTCTCTCTCGCTGAGAGCGCCTTTATGCCTTTTTCTGCAGGTCCTCGAGGATGCGTCGGGAAGAACCTAGCTTATCTCGAGATGAGTCTGGCTCTGGCCAAGATTGTTTACCACTTTGAGATCCGACGTGACTTCAGCAGCAATCTTGGAGGTGGTAGTCCCGACGCCATCGAAGGACGCCGTACTGTTGATCAGTACCAATTGCGAGATATCTTTGTTGCTATCAGAGATGGACCTATGGTACAGCTTGCCAAGCGTTCATAG
- a CDS encoding related to growth regulation protein WHI2, with amino-acid sequence MSYKRSRATYEADLHAAFATFGTPLPNDPDARDDGSFIPVWKQEVRDERGRKRLHGAFTGGWSAGYFNTVGSKEGWTPSTFVSSRNNRHKDAKNQSQHRPEDYMDEEDLADAAEAQKVQTSQAFAGLGSSGQDPNTGGLMGLLRAEGDTMGLKLLRRMGWKDGQGIGPKIRRSARLELGDKSSQATETHLFAPDNAKMIQFVRKNDRKGLGHDGETKLSSLNPITSAADDDEDEDYSHDNGLRDSSLLSQKSKTKPGRGGIGVGILNDNGSDEEDPYEMGPKIRYNRIMGGDKKKKKAKKTTAAINPALKNAPVFVSRTARAGNGLGRCHDGRLPLDGFVLAKITEDLSDLFLEYAPPPVPEGWASSKSPIDQANPSDYKSTADAAKASTHDAKSRAALLGEKSLPGKSVFDYITSSARDRLAAASGNKNLPQGLGEVPEGFSMTEEERQQQVWDEAPQLDRETAIAAISRGSSGPYADNEEKKARYRTYLEHFATGSQPLPYKPKGMAFDDFARELSEFHNCARIFKPMTGFMASRFTTAKKPAIVSANGSETDLVSKPEPKIADPAEEAAKIGMYGQMTRTVEDFYPTRLLCKRFNVRPPAHSQAEAEAEPGSGTTSRDGGSGPMEDVKMNSTFPAGGIKSIEGAPTNTTAPAPEPEAVIDPHKNEAVEGKTAHDEVLRAIFGDSDSE; translated from the exons ATGTCATATAAACGCTCCCGTGCGACCTACGAAGCCGATCTCCATGCAGCCTTTGCAACTTTCGGCACTCCTCTGCCCAATGACCCTGACGCTCGAGATGATGGCTCCTTCATTCCAGTATGGAAGCAGGAGGTGAGGGATGAGCGAGGTCGAAAACGCCTCCATGGCGCATTTACCGGCGGATGGAGCGCAGG TTACTTCAATACTGTCGGATCCAAGGAGGGATGGACACCGTCAACTTTCGTTTCGAGTAGAAACAACCGCCACAAAGATGCCAAGAACCAATCGCAACATCGACCAGAAGACTAcatggatgaggaggacctTGCTGATGCGGCCGAAGCTCAGAAAGTCcaaacttctcaagcttttgctggtcttggctCCTCCGGTCAGGATCCCAATACAGGAGGCTTGATGGGCTTGCTGAGGGCTGAAGGAGATACCATGGGACTGAAGTTGTTGCGGCGCATGGGATGGAAAGATGGGCAAGGCATTGGCCCCAAGATTCGGAGAAGCGCCCGCCTTGAGCTGGGAGATAAAAGCTCTCAGGCTACTGAAACACATTTGTTTGCTCCTGACAATGCAAAAATGATTCAGTTTGTCCGCAAGAACGATCGAAAGGGACTGGGCCATGACGGAGAAACCAAGTTGTCGAGTTTAAATCCTATCACGTCCGCagcagacgatgatgaggatgaagattaTTCTCACGATAATGGTCTCCGGGATTCCTCTTTGCTCTCGCAGAAATCCAAGACTAAGCCTGGCCGAGGCGGTATAGGAGTGGGCATCTTGAACGATAATGGctccgatgaggaagatccTTACGAAATGGGACCAAAGATCAGATACAATCGTATCATGGGCGgtgataaaaagaaaaagaaggcgAAGAAAACAACGGCAGCAATTAACCCTGCTCTTAAAAATGCGCCTGTTTTTGTGTCTCGAACTGCTCGAGCTGGTAATGGTCTTGGACGGTGTCATGATGGGCGATTACCACTCGATGGGTTTGTACTCGCCAAAATTACAGAAGACTTATCCGATCTCTTTTTGGAATACGCACCGCCTCCGGTTCCAGAAGGATGGGCGTCCTCAAAATCTCCTATAGACCAAGCCAATCCTTCAGATTACAAGTCAACAGCAGATGCTGCAAAGGCATCGACTCATGATGCAAAGTCTAGAGCAGCCCttcttggagagaagagtcTGCCAGGAAAATCAGTCTTCGATTATATCACGAGCTCAGCACGCGACCGACTTGCTGCAGCTTCCGGGAACAAAAATCTACCCCAGGGTTTGGGCGAGGTTCCAGAAGGATTCTCCATgacagaagaggaaagaCAACAGCAGGTATGGGATGAAGCACCACAGCTGGATCGTGAGACAGCCATTGCAGCTATTTCTCGAGGCTCCTCTGGACCTTATGCAGACAATGAGGAGAAAAAGGCGCGGTATAGAACTTATCTGGAGCATTTTGCAACAGGCAGCCAACCGCTCCCCTACAAACCCAAGGGCATGGCGTTTGACGACTTTGCCAGAGAATTGTCGGAATTCCACAATTGCGCGAGGATTTTCAAACCGATGACAGGGTTTATGGCGTCTCGATTCACCACGGCGAAGAAACCAGCAATCGTTTCAGCAAACGGATCTGAGACAGATCTGGTGTCGAAACCCGAACCAAAGATCGCAGAtccagcagaagaagcagccaAAATCGGCATGTATGGGCAAATGACTCGAACAGTCGAAGACTTTTATCCAACAAGACTATTGTGCAAGCGGTTCAATGTCAGGCCGCCCGCGCACTCTCAAGCAGAGGCTGAAGCAGAACCTGGCTCCGGGACGACAAGTCGTGATGGAGGTTCAGGACCCATGGAAGATGTCAAGATGAACTCAACATTCCCGGCTGGCGGCATCAAGTCAATCGAAGGAGCACCTACAAACACAACGGCGCCAGCTCCTGAGCCCGAGGCCGTCATTGATCCGCATAAGAATGAAGCAGTTGAGGGTAAAACGGCACACGATGAAGTTCTTCGGGCAATATTTGGAGATAGTGATAGCGAATAA
- a CDS encoding probable SEC13-protein transport protein, translated as MSAQVITNSGHEDMIHDAVLDYYGRKLATCSGDKTIKIFEIEGETQRLIETLKGHEGAVWCVAWAHPKYGNILASAGYDGKVFIWKEQGGQNNAWQRIYDFNLHKASVNVVSWSPHEAGCLLACASSDGNVSVLEFKDNSIDHTIFPAHGLGVNSVSWAPATTPGSIVSSAPGPGATGNRRFVSGGSDNVLKIWAFDAASQTYKQEREPLTGHTDWVRDVAWSPTVLQKSYIASASQDKTVRIWTSDPSNPTQWESKILNFEAAVWRVSWSLSGNVLAVSGQDNKVSLWKENLRGEWECVKTIEE; from the exons ATG TCGGCGCAAGTTATCACCAACTCTGGTCATGAGGACATGATT CATGATGCTGTCCTCGATTACTACGGGCGCAAGCTAGCTACCTGCTCTGGCGACAAGACgatcaagatctttgagattgagggCGAAACCCAGCGATTGATCGAGACTCTCAAGGG ACATGAGGGTGCCGTCTGGTGTGTCGCTTGGGCGCATCCCAAGTACGGTAACATCCTCGCATCGGCTGGCTACGATGGTAAGGTATTCATTTGGAAAGAGCAGGGCGGACAGAACAACGCATGGCAGCGAATTTACGATTTCAATCTACACAAGGCCTCGGTCAACGTCGTTTCGTGGTCTCCCCATGAGGCTGGCTGTCTGCTAGCATGCGCCTCCTCCGACGGCAACGTGAGCGTTCTCGAGTTCAAGGATAACAGCATCGACCACACCATCTTCCCCGCCCACGGTCTCGGCGTCAACTCTGTCTCCTGGGCTCCTGCTACTACCCCTGGAAGCATCGTCAGCAGCGCGCCTGGTCCTGGTGCTACCGGCAACCGACGGTTCGTTTCTGGCGGCAGTGATAATGTCCTGAAGATCTGGGCTTTTGATGCTGCTTCTCAGACCTACAAGCAAGAGCGTGAGCCCCTGACTGGACATACCGATTGGGTTCGTGACGTTGCCTGGTCGCCTACTGTCCTCCAAAAGTCCTACATCGCTTCTGCTTCGCAGGACAAGACGGTCCGTATCTGGACATCCGACCCCTCAAACCCCACCCAGTGGGAATCCAAGATTCTCAACTTTGAGGCGGCTGTGTGGCGAGTTAGCTGGTCGCTCAGCGGCAACGTGCTGGCGGTAAGTGGACAGGACAACAAGGTGTCGTTGTGGAAGGAGAACCTCCGAGGCGAGTGGGAGTGCGTCAAGACAATTGAGGAATAG
- a CDS encoding related to L-sorbosone dehydrogenase — protein MTSLRILAAIALISAFITSFASAQQCSYKETKPKFSGPRTAPGWEYAVLRDNFRQPRTILFDSEGALLILDAFRGIMHIQLDDSDVGGKCVRIAKKTTLLRKGSDGRTIYASSSSSVWSYSYDAKNVKLDKGSEKMVVDNLATRGSSWRSLLISQKTPDMLVVSRGSGIGNDPQAEVRSSGHAQIRAFNISTFDPKFPGMKTYDFAKDGVLLGWGLRNAQGLAEHPVTGGIYSTENSYVALDRNGKDISVDNPGEEMNFHGYLDGSKDSSGGNYGYPFCYSLWSTSKFPEIGDIEIGDQFGADQKSDLSRRTDAECRRDYVAPVQVFQAQSAPIALVFNPDGTRAYMAFHGSWNRMKPVGYQVAYIDFKNGQPAMDAIRSGNTTTPIMFNKDNNAHCPEDCFRPAGLAWDKKNRLFFTSDTTKELFVLYNTWDAYLKKNDTKEAYVWRGNKGSRR, from the exons ATGACCTCCCTTCGCATCCTGGCTGCAATTGCGCTGATCTCAGCCTTCATCActtcttttgcttcagccCAACAATGCAGCTACAAAGAAACGAAGCCCAAGTTCTCTGGCCCTCGGACCGCTCCCGGCTGGGAATATGCCGTCCTTCGCGACAATTTCAGACAACCTCGGACCATCTTGTTTGATAGTGAGGGTGCTCTCCTTATTCTAGATGCCTTTCGCGGTATAATGCACATCCAGCTCGATGACAGTGACGTGGGAGGAAAATGTGTCCGAATAGCAAAGAAGACGACTTTGCTCAGAAAGGGCAGT GATGGCCGCACCATATAtgcctcctcatcgtcgagcGTCTGGTCATACTCTTACGATGCCAAGAATGTCAAGCTGGACAAAGGGTCAGAGAAGATGGTGGTCGACAACTTGGCTACCAGAGGCTCTTCATGGCGATCCCTTCTCATATCACAGAAAACCCCTGATATGCTTGTCGTTTCCCGAGGGAGCGGCATAGGTAACGACCCGCAAGCCGAGGTGCGTTCCTCTGGCCACGCTCAGATCCGTGCCTTCAACATATCAACTTTCGATCCCAAGTTCCCCGGTATGAAGACCTATGACTTTGCTAAGGATGGTGTCCTCCTCGGTTGGGGTCTGCGCAACGCTCAGGGTCTAGCAGAACACCCCGTTACTGGTGGAATATACAGCACTGAGAACTCCTATGTGGCCCTCGATCGGAATGGCAAAGATATCAGCGTCGATAACCCGGGCGAAGAGATGAACTTCCACGGATATCTCGATGGTTCTAAGGATAGCAGCGGCGGTAACTACGGCTACCCTTTTTGCTACAGCTTGTGGTCCACGAGCAAGTTTCCTGAAATCGGTGACATCGAAATCGGCGATCAGTTTGGTGCTGATCAGAAGTCTGATCTATCTCGTCGAACTGATGCGGAATGCAGAAGGGATTACGTTGCTCCCGTCCAAGTATTCCAAGCCCAGTCTGCGCCTATAGCCCTTGTATTCAACCCGGACGGCACACGAGCATATATGGCTTTCCATGGAAGCT GGAACCGTATGAAACCGGTGGGATATCAAGTCGCATATATCGACTTCAAGAATGGACAGCCTGCGATGGACGCTATAAGAAGCGGAAATACCACCACACCCATCATGTtcaacaaagacaacaacGCGCATTGCCCGGAGGACTGTTTCCGCCCTGCCGGCTTGGCCTGGGACAAGAAGAATCGGTTGTTCTTCACCTCTGATACAACTAAGGAGCTTTTCGTGCTATATAACACGTGGGATGCTTACCTCAAGAAGAATGACACTAAAGAGGCCTATGTTTGGAGAGGTAATAAAGGCTCTAGGCGATAG